From Paenibacillus thermoaerophilus, a single genomic window includes:
- a CDS encoding nitric oxide synthase oxygenase encodes MHATTNHQIYGQAEAFIRTCYRELGKTEAEADRRLRQIGEEIARTGTYAHTAEELTHGARMAWRNSNRCIGRLFWQTLEVFDARGARTADDMAQALFDHLAYATNGGRIRPAITVFAPASGGGGGASAGPRIWNHQLIRYAGYRGADGRVIGDPASLALTEVCMRLGWRGAGGPFDVLPLVLQPAGVKPVLFDIPKELVLEVKLTHPTLSSFEELGLRWYAVPCVSDKRLEIGGVSYPAAPFNGWYMGTEIGARNLADEYRYDMLPDVAKLLGLDTSTNVSLWKDRALVELNVAVLHSYRTAGVSIVDHHTAAEQFRRFEEQECAAGRKLTGDWTWLIPPMSPATTHMWNKSYDPAIVPPNFYDQENVC; translated from the coding sequence ATGCATGCGACGACCAATCATCAGATTTACGGGCAAGCGGAAGCGTTTATCCGGACTTGTTACCGCGAATTGGGCAAGACGGAGGCGGAGGCGGATCGTCGGCTGAGGCAGATAGGCGAGGAGATCGCGCGGACCGGGACCTATGCGCATACGGCGGAGGAATTAACGCACGGCGCGCGGATGGCTTGGCGCAACAGCAACCGCTGCATCGGCCGGCTGTTTTGGCAGACGCTCGAAGTGTTCGACGCCCGCGGCGCGCGGACGGCGGACGACATGGCGCAGGCGTTGTTCGACCACCTCGCCTACGCGACCAACGGCGGACGCATCCGCCCGGCGATCACCGTATTCGCGCCGGCGAGCGGCGGGGGAGGCGGAGCTTCCGCGGGACCGCGGATCTGGAATCACCAGTTGATCCGTTACGCGGGTTACAGAGGCGCGGACGGCCGCGTGATCGGCGACCCCGCCTCCTTGGCGTTGACGGAGGTGTGCATGCGGCTTGGCTGGCGCGGCGCGGGCGGCCCGTTCGACGTGCTTCCGCTTGTCCTGCAGCCCGCCGGGGTAAAGCCGGTTCTGTTCGACATTCCGAAGGAACTGGTTCTGGAGGTCAAGCTGACGCATCCGACGTTGTCCTCGTTCGAAGAGCTCGGACTGCGATGGTACGCCGTTCCCTGCGTGTCGGACAAGCGGCTGGAAATTGGCGGCGTGTCGTATCCCGCGGCTCCGTTTAACGGTTGGTATATGGGAACGGAGATCGGGGCGCGCAACCTGGCCGACGAGTACCGGTACGACATGCTTCCGGACGTGGCGAAGCTTTTGGGACTGGATACGTCCACAAATGTGTCGCTGTGGAAGGATCGCGCGCTCGTCGAACTGAATGTCGCGGTTCTCCACTCCTACAGAACCGCGGGCGTCAGCATCGTCGACCACCATACGGCGGCGGAGCAGTTTCGCCGCTTCGAGGAGCAGGAATGCGCAGCGGGGCGAAAGCTGACGGGAGACTGGACCTGGCTGATCCCGCCGATGTCGCCGGCGACGACGCATATGTGGAACAAAAGCTACGATCCCGCGATCGTGCCTCCGAATTTCTACGATCAGGAGAACGTCTGCTAA
- a CDS encoding potassium channel family protein has translation MKNKQYAVIGLGRFGSSLAKELVRLDFEVLGIDIDEEVVQEMQDKLTHTVVADCTEEEVLRSLGIRNFDCVIVAIGDDIQSSIMTALILKDLGVKQVVAKALNELHGKVLERIGVDRVIYPERDMGIRVAHQLVSPNLLDYIELSKDYTVAELSVSKRISGRTLRDLDPRRKHGCSVVAINKHSGVIIAPMAEDRVDVGDVMVVIGTNEQIDSFEEEVNR, from the coding sequence ATGAAAAACAAGCAATACGCTGTGATCGGTCTGGGCCGATTCGGCTCCAGTCTCGCGAAAGAATTGGTTCGCCTGGATTTCGAGGTGCTTGGCATCGACATCGACGAAGAAGTCGTGCAGGAGATGCAGGACAAGCTGACCCATACGGTGGTCGCCGACTGTACGGAGGAAGAAGTGCTGCGGTCGCTGGGCATCCGCAATTTCGACTGCGTCATCGTGGCGATCGGCGACGATATCCAATCGAGCATCATGACCGCCTTAATATTGAAGGATCTCGGCGTGAAGCAGGTCGTGGCCAAAGCGCTGAACGAGCTTCACGGCAAGGTGCTGGAGCGGATCGGCGTCGACCGGGTCATTTATCCGGAGCGGGATATGGGGATTCGAGTGGCGCATCAGCTCGTGTCGCCGAATCTGCTGGATTATATCGAGCTGTCCAAAGATTACACGGTTGCGGAGCTGTCCGTCTCGAAGCGGATTTCCGGCCGGACGCTGCGGGATCTCGATCCCCGGCGCAAGCACGGATGCAGCGTCGTGGCGATCAACAAGCACAGCGGCGTCATCATCGCGCCGATGGCGGAAGACCGCGTCGATGTCGGCGACGTCATGGTCGTGATCGGCACCAACGAACAGATCGACTCCTTCGAAGAAGAAGTGAACCGGTAG
- a CDS encoding TrkH family potassium uptake protein has translation MRPAKKSIRLSPSQVLVLGMLAVIWTGAFLLSLPISSQEGTRLPLIDALFMATSAACVTGLVTVDTGTYFSIFGQIVLMILMQIGGLGFMTMSTLFALMLRKRISLRDRLVLQQALNQNDMSGLVRLVRKIILYSFVIETVGALLLAIRWSFDMSVGRAVYFGIFHSVSIFNNAGFDLFGEFRSFTLHVNDPIVNLVGITLTILGGIGFIVMADLIEWPERKQLSLHSKVVLTTSAFLIAAGTVVVFVFEFTNSSTLQPLSWSGKILASLYQGVTPRSGGTATLDIASMRQATQFFIVILMFIGAAPGSTGGGIKVTTFAVLIGAMVAMLRGKEDIVMFRNRLAKDRIHKAITLTLFGIGTVAIITMLLSALEDRHFLMILFEVTSAFATCGLSMGLTPGLSELGKVIITVTMFVGRLGPVTLAFALQPKPEKELYRYPEGQITIG, from the coding sequence ATGCGGCCTGCAAAAAAATCGATAAGGCTATCGCCTTCCCAGGTGCTTGTGCTGGGCATGCTCGCGGTCATCTGGACGGGCGCGTTCCTGCTGTCTTTGCCGATCTCCTCGCAGGAGGGAACGAGGCTGCCGCTGATCGACGCCTTGTTCATGGCGACGTCGGCCGCTTGCGTCACGGGTTTGGTCACCGTGGATACGGGCACGTATTTCTCGATATTCGGCCAAATCGTGCTGATGATCCTGATGCAGATCGGCGGTCTCGGCTTCATGACGATGTCCACGCTGTTCGCTCTGATGCTTCGCAAGCGCATCTCGCTGAGGGACCGGCTCGTGTTGCAGCAGGCGCTCAACCAGAACGACATGTCCGGTCTGGTCCGGCTCGTCCGCAAGATTATTCTGTACTCGTTCGTCATCGAGACGGTCGGCGCCCTGCTGCTCGCCATTCGCTGGTCGTTCGACATGTCCGTCGGCCGCGCGGTTTATTTCGGCATCTTCCATTCCGTCTCGATCTTCAACAACGCCGGCTTCGACCTGTTCGGAGAATTCCGCAGCTTCACGCTGCATGTGAACGACCCGATCGTCAATCTGGTCGGCATCACGCTGACGATTCTCGGCGGCATCGGGTTTATCGTCATGGCCGATCTCATCGAATGGCCCGAGCGCAAGCAGTTGTCGCTTCATTCCAAAGTGGTGCTGACGACGTCGGCCTTCCTGATCGCGGCGGGCACCGTTGTGGTGTTTGTGTTCGAGTTTACGAACAGCAGCACGCTCCAGCCGCTGAGCTGGTCCGGCAAAATACTGGCCTCTCTCTACCAGGGAGTCACCCCGCGTTCGGGCGGAACGGCGACGCTCGATATCGCCAGCATGCGCCAGGCGACGCAATTTTTCATCGTGATCCTGATGTTTATCGGCGCGGCTCCGGGTTCAACGGGCGGGGGCATCAAGGTGACGACGTTTGCGGTGCTGATCGGCGCGATGGTGGCGATGCTGCGGGGCAAGGAGGATATCGTCATGTTCCGCAACCGGCTGGCCAAGGACCGCATTCACAAGGCGATCACGCTCACGCTGTTCGGCATCGGCACGGTCGCGATCATCACGATGCTGCTGTCGGCGTTGGAGGACCGGCATTTTCTGATGATCTTGTTCGAGGTCACCTCCGCGTTCGCCACGTGCGGCCTCTCGATGGGCCTGACGCCCGGGCTGTCGGAGCTGGGCAAGGTGATCATCACCGTGACGATGTTCGTCGGGCGGCTCGGTCCCGTGACGTTGGCATTCGCCTTGCAGCCGAAGCCCGAGAAGGAGCTGTACCGATACCCTGAAGGCCAAATTACAATCGGATGA
- a CDS encoding TrkH family potassium uptake protein: MSTSSRLRKFQWTPPRILVLGFAVIIWIGALLLTLPVSSSSGERLPLLDALFTATSATCVTGLVVVDTGTYFSVFGQAVLAVLIQVGGLGFMTMTTLFALLLKKRITLKERLILQEAMNQGSMEGIVRLIRKVAIYSLTIEGIGALLFAIRWSFDMEPGRAVYFGVWHAISMFNNAGFDLFGEFRSLTLYADDPVVNLVAMGLIVSGGLGFAVLSDLAEFPKRRRLSLHSKAVLSMTGFLIAVGAVVIFALEYSNGKTLGSLDVSGKFWASLFQSVTPRTAGANTIDIAGLSQATQFFIVLLMFIGASPGSTGGGIKTTTFTVLIGAMLAMIRGKEDVVLFRHRLAGERIYKAITLTMFALLLVVVMTMALSTTEDHHFLMILFEVTSAFGTVGLSMGLTPDLTDIGKILISLTMFAGRLGPVTLAYALRPKPDKELYRYPEGRITIG, translated from the coding sequence ATGAGCACGTCATCGCGATTGCGCAAGTTTCAATGGACGCCGCCGAGAATTCTCGTGCTGGGCTTCGCCGTTATCATCTGGATCGGCGCGCTGCTGCTGACGCTGCCCGTCTCATCGAGCTCCGGCGAACGACTGCCCCTGCTCGACGCTTTGTTTACGGCCACCTCCGCCACTTGCGTGACGGGACTTGTCGTCGTGGATACGGGGACCTACTTCTCTGTATTCGGCCAAGCGGTGCTGGCCGTGCTCATCCAGGTCGGCGGCCTCGGCTTCATGACGATGACCACGCTGTTCGCGCTGCTGCTCAAAAAGCGGATCACGCTCAAGGAGCGGCTGATCCTGCAGGAAGCGATGAATCAGGGCAGTATGGAAGGCATCGTCCGGCTGATCCGCAAGGTCGCGATCTATTCGCTGACGATCGAGGGGATCGGCGCGCTGCTGTTCGCGATCCGGTGGTCGTTCGACATGGAGCCGGGGCGGGCCGTCTACTTCGGCGTGTGGCATGCGATCTCGATGTTCAACAACGCCGGCTTCGACTTGTTCGGCGAGTTCCGCAGTCTGACGCTATATGCGGACGACCCGGTCGTCAATCTGGTCGCGATGGGACTGATCGTCTCCGGCGGCCTCGGCTTCGCGGTTTTGTCCGATCTCGCCGAGTTTCCGAAGCGGCGCAGGCTGAGCTTGCATTCCAAGGCCGTCCTGAGCATGACCGGATTCCTTATCGCCGTCGGGGCGGTCGTCATCTTCGCGCTCGAATATTCGAACGGCAAGACGCTCGGCAGCCTGGACGTGTCGGGCAAATTCTGGGCTTCGCTGTTCCAGTCGGTGACGCCGCGGACGGCCGGCGCCAATACGATCGACATCGCGGGATTGAGCCAGGCGACGCAATTTTTTATCGTGCTGCTGATGTTTATCGGCGCCTCCCCGGGATCGACCGGCGGCGGGATCAAGACGACGACATTTACCGTGCTGATCGGGGCCATGCTGGCGATGATCCGGGGCAAGGAAGATGTGGTGCTGTTCCGGCACCGGCTGGCCGGGGAGCGCATCTACAAGGCGATCACGCTGACGATGTTCGCGTTGCTGCTGGTCGTCGTCATGACGATGGCGCTGTCGACGACGGAGGATCATCACTTTCTGATGATTTTGTTCGAGGTCACGTCCGCGTTCGGAACGGTTGGGCTTTCGATGGGGCTGACGCCGGATTTGACGGACATCGGCAAAATCTTGATCTCGCTGACGATGTTCGCCGGACGGCTCGGACCGGTGACGCTCGCGTACGCCCTTCGGCCGAAGCCGGATAAGGAGCTGTACCGGTATCCGGAGGGCAGAATCACGATCGGATAA
- a CDS encoding CPBP family intramembrane glutamic endopeptidase, producing the protein MTSTSSPKKLSLTLLAVVGVILYGVLTFMPLGPSGDAAELPSVHDRIGKDAALDKAREFVAELESPGEANAAAAQIAYDTNKHMNGYLVRYGLESEYAGHYADRYPLEYYKAEFESDRFRYYVYVSLFEPKVIGWVKETSGNAQEDRQTEEKLAREYLRAKGINPDTSELHVRTPQSALEPDLGAFSPRKAYRFTETSAVVGEAELVRTVYIHDGQIVGYREGFEPPLHHRDWQERQDGISAMLSLAFYGLLLAFCLTALILAIINRKQASFTRGAALSIVVGILTLLHHWNMSPVLLAMKGDVFYPDIVEWIETAFTMSIELLLIVGLYFIFVAGEEMTRQVGWNLWTHPRSPRFAEETITAMKRGYKIALFMIGVQAFMFFVAESYFGMWSINDPQTSSLNLRFIWLYPVVAWIAAFQEEAIFRLFGISIVYRITRSKWAAVILTSFVWSIGHAAYPLYPFYTRIWEVTLFGLLFGFAYLRYGFWTVVFAHAAANSLMTAVELITIEPSPIHIASAAVFAASPFLVALAMSAWTKRRSGRGAPTPPAMPNPPA; encoded by the coding sequence ATGACCTCGACCTCATCCCCGAAAAAGTTGTCGCTTACGTTGCTCGCCGTCGTCGGCGTCATCCTGTACGGCGTTCTGACGTTTATGCCGTTGGGACCCTCCGGCGACGCGGCCGAGCTTCCGTCCGTCCACGACCGCATCGGGAAGGACGCCGCGCTGGACAAGGCGCGGGAATTTGTCGCCGAACTCGAATCGCCCGGGGAAGCGAACGCGGCGGCGGCCCAGATCGCGTACGACACGAACAAACACATGAACGGATATCTCGTCCGGTACGGCTTGGAAAGCGAATACGCCGGACATTATGCCGACCGGTACCCGCTCGAATACTACAAAGCCGAATTTGAATCGGATCGTTTCCGCTATTACGTCTACGTCAGCCTGTTTGAACCGAAGGTGATCGGCTGGGTGAAAGAAACGAGCGGCAACGCTCAGGAAGACCGCCAGACCGAGGAGAAGCTCGCCCGCGAGTATTTGCGCGCCAAGGGCATCAATCCGGATACGTCCGAGCTGCACGTTCGCACCCCGCAATCGGCGCTCGAACCGGACCTCGGGGCGTTCTCACCGCGGAAAGCGTACCGGTTCACGGAAACGTCCGCCGTCGTCGGGGAGGCGGAGCTGGTCCGCACCGTGTACATTCACGATGGGCAAATCGTCGGATACCGGGAAGGCTTCGAGCCTCCGCTGCACCATCGCGACTGGCAGGAGCGGCAGGACGGTATATCGGCGATGCTGTCGCTTGCCTTTTACGGCCTGCTGCTGGCGTTTTGCCTGACGGCGTTGATCTTGGCGATCATCAACCGCAAGCAGGCCTCGTTCACGAGAGGAGCGGCGCTTTCGATCGTCGTCGGCATCCTGACGCTTCTGCACCACTGGAACATGTCGCCCGTGCTGCTGGCGATGAAGGGCGACGTCTTCTACCCGGACATCGTCGAATGGATCGAGACGGCGTTTACGATGAGTATCGAGCTGCTGCTGATCGTCGGCTTGTACTTTATCTTCGTCGCGGGCGAAGAGATGACCCGCCAGGTCGGCTGGAATCTCTGGACGCATCCCCGCTCGCCGCGCTTCGCAGAAGAAACGATAACCGCGATGAAGCGCGGGTACAAGATCGCCTTGTTTATGATCGGCGTTCAGGCCTTCATGTTCTTCGTGGCGGAATCCTACTTCGGCATGTGGAGCATCAACGATCCGCAGACGTCCTCCCTCAACCTGCGGTTCATATGGCTTTATCCGGTTGTGGCCTGGATCGCGGCGTTTCAGGAGGAAGCAATCTTCCGGCTGTTCGGCATCAGCATCGTATACCGGATTACCCGCAGCAAATGGGCGGCCGTCATCCTGACCAGCTTCGTCTGGTCGATCGGACACGCCGCTTACCCGCTTTACCCGTTCTATACGCGAATCTGGGAGGTCACCCTGTTCGGATTGCTGTTCGGCTTCGCTTACCTGCGGTACGGCTTCTGGACGGTCGTGTTCGCGCACGCCGCCGCCAACAGCCTCATGACGGCGGTCGAGCTGATCACGATCGAGCCTTCGCCGATCCATATCGCCTCCGCCGCCGTATTTGCCGCTTCGCCGTTTCTGGTTGCGCTGGCCATGTCCGCCTGGACGAAGCGGCGTTCCGGACGGGGCGCTCCGACTCCTCCCGCCATGCCGAATCCGCCGGCATGA
- the uvrC gene encoding excinuclease ABC subunit UvrC, whose product MANEIIRHKLALLPDKPGCYLMKNADGAIIYVGKAKVLKNRVRSYFTGSHNVKTQKMVGEIADFEYIVTKNNMEALILECNLIKQHMPRYNVLLKDDKTFPYIKITNERHPRLEVTRRVVKDKAKYFGPYPNGYAAQQTKKLLDRLYPLRKCRTIPDKVCLYYHIGQCVAPCEFEVSPDEYERMIAEISRFLNGGAGAIKEELTARMMEAAEALEFEKAKELRDQIHQIDLLMDKQAITTADVTDRDVFGYAVDKGWMCVQILYMRQGKMIERHATSFPFYGEEAEDFLTFVSQYYSENPALPREILLPELGEGGEDAAEGLQQWLGTKVLTPRRGAKKSMVAMAVENARQALEEKFRLIERDEQRTVQASANLGELLGIGPIRRIEAFDNSNIQGTSPVSAMVVFVDGKPSKKEYRKYKLRTVQGPDDYESMREVIRRRYERVLKEGLELPDLIVVDGGRGQISAAIDVLENELGLFVPVCGLVKDAKHRTAQLMTGDPPEPVPLARDSQEFYLLQRIQDEVHRFAVTFHRQTRGKSMTMSRLDAIPGIGEKRRKLLLKHFGSIARMREASIDEYREIGIGDKLAKQILLALREEEAKSDGGAEMPAQVAEGAAPYGASAGGRAES is encoded by the coding sequence TTGGCTAATGAGATCATCCGCCACAAGCTGGCGCTGCTGCCGGACAAACCGGGCTGTTACCTGATGAAAAACGCGGACGGCGCCATCATCTACGTCGGCAAGGCGAAGGTGCTCAAAAACCGCGTCCGGTCGTATTTTACCGGCAGCCATAACGTCAAGACGCAGAAGATGGTCGGCGAGATTGCCGATTTCGAATATATCGTCACGAAAAACAATATGGAGGCGCTGATCCTCGAATGCAACCTGATCAAGCAGCATATGCCGCGCTACAACGTGCTGCTGAAGGACGATAAAACGTTCCCGTATATCAAAATTACGAACGAGCGTCATCCGAGGCTGGAGGTGACGCGCCGGGTCGTGAAGGACAAGGCGAAATATTTCGGCCCTTACCCGAACGGCTACGCGGCCCAGCAGACGAAGAAGCTGCTCGACCGGCTGTATCCGCTGCGCAAGTGCAGAACGATCCCGGACAAGGTCTGTTTGTATTACCACATCGGCCAATGCGTCGCTCCGTGCGAATTCGAAGTTTCTCCCGATGAATACGAGCGCATGATCGCGGAAATCTCGCGGTTTTTGAACGGCGGCGCCGGCGCGATCAAGGAAGAGCTGACCGCCCGAATGATGGAGGCGGCGGAGGCGCTTGAGTTCGAGAAAGCGAAGGAGCTGCGCGATCAGATTCATCAGATCGACCTGCTGATGGACAAACAGGCGATTACGACCGCCGACGTGACGGACCGGGACGTATTCGGCTACGCGGTCGACAAGGGCTGGATGTGCGTCCAGATCCTCTATATGCGCCAAGGCAAAATGATCGAGCGCCACGCGACGTCGTTTCCCTTCTACGGCGAAGAGGCGGAGGATTTCCTGACGTTTGTCTCGCAATATTACAGCGAGAACCCGGCTCTGCCGAGGGAAATTCTGCTGCCGGAGCTTGGCGAAGGAGGCGAGGACGCGGCCGAAGGGCTGCAGCAGTGGCTCGGGACGAAGGTGCTGACGCCGCGGCGCGGGGCCAAAAAATCGATGGTCGCCATGGCGGTCGAGAACGCCCGGCAGGCGTTGGAGGAGAAGTTCCGGCTTATCGAGCGCGACGAGCAGCGGACCGTGCAGGCTTCGGCCAATCTCGGCGAACTGCTGGGCATCGGCCCGATCCGCCGGATCGAAGCGTTCGACAACTCCAATATTCAAGGGACCAGTCCGGTGTCGGCGATGGTCGTGTTCGTCGACGGCAAGCCGAGCAAAAAGGAGTACCGCAAATACAAGCTGCGCACCGTGCAGGGACCGGACGATTACGAATCGATGCGGGAGGTCATCCGCCGGAGGTACGAGCGCGTGCTGAAGGAAGGGCTCGAGCTGCCCGATCTGATCGTGGTCGACGGCGGACGCGGGCAAATCTCCGCGGCGATCGACGTGCTGGAGAACGAGCTTGGCTTGTTCGTCCCGGTCTGCGGCCTCGTGAAGGACGCGAAGCACCGGACCGCCCAACTGATGACGGGCGATCCGCCGGAGCCGGTGCCGCTCGCGCGCGACAGCCAGGAATTTTATCTGTTGCAGCGCATTCAGGACGAGGTGCACCGGTTCGCCGTCACGTTCCACCGCCAGACGCGCGGCAAATCGATGACGATGTCGCGGCTTGACGCGATCCCCGGCATCGGCGAGAAACGGCGCAAGCTGCTGCTGAAGCATTTCGGCTCGATCGCCCGCATGAGGGAAGCGTCCATCGACGAGTACCGCGAGATCGGCATCGGCGACAAGCTGGCGAAGCAAATTCTCCTCGCGCTGCGCGAGGAGGAGGCGAAGTCCGACGGGGGCGCGGAGATGCCCGCGCAGGTCGCCGAAGGTGCGGCGCCGTACGGGGCTTCGGCCGGAGGCCGGGCGGAATCGTGA
- a CDS encoding HD-GYP domain-containing protein produces the protein MNSGLTVVGSPVRKVRPSSDVPGWKNMLKNKHAPTYTHCIRVAKLAHMLGTAMRLTEKELAQLGTGCCLHDIGKLMIPNSILNSSKPMTDREWRLMKLHPEIGSDILERTTSVDREVIEIVRHHHERWDGTGYPAGLKGADIPLFARICSVVDAFDSMISERPYRKRRTIEEAVTELIAHGGTQFDTAIVLQFEAIVKDVQYLYPIKIQANESSRTRHEERADTQG, from the coding sequence ATGAATTCTGGGTTGACGGTCGTCGGATCGCCGGTTCGGAAGGTTCGTCCAAGCTCGGATGTGCCCGGATGGAAGAACATGCTGAAGAACAAGCACGCTCCGACCTACACGCACTGCATTCGGGTGGCCAAGCTCGCGCACATGCTCGGAACCGCCATGAGGCTGACGGAAAAAGAACTGGCCCAGCTCGGGACAGGGTGTTGCTTGCACGACATCGGAAAGCTCATGATTCCCAATTCGATCCTGAACAGCTCGAAGCCGATGACCGACCGGGAGTGGCGCCTGATGAAGCTTCACCCGGAGATCGGCTCGGACATATTGGAGAGGACGACCTCCGTCGATCGGGAGGTTATCGAAATTGTCAGGCACCACCACGAACGGTGGGACGGCACAGGGTATCCCGCAGGTCTGAAGGGCGCGGACATCCCGCTGTTCGCCCGCATTTGCTCCGTCGTCGACGCCTTTGACAGCATGATCTCGGAACGGCCTTACCGCAAGCGCCGGACGATAGAAGAAGCCGTCACGGAGCTGATCGCTCACGGGGGAACGCAGTTCGACACGGCGATCGTCCTCCAATTCGAAGCCATCGTCAAGGATGTGCAGTATTTATATCCGATCAAGATTCAGGCGAACGAATCCTCGCGGACACGGCACGAAGAGAGGGCGGACACTCAAGGGTGA
- a CDS encoding tyrosine-type recombinase/integrase, with translation MSDYPAMAVLAGRQHAEPVQQGDHIEDDQIVEMFLAVSGLSDNTVKSYRRAITLFRSFIPNKPLRDVTWKDIEAFKLGLIRGYASYSGKPLSAASVSAIIAPLKSLFKWGSDGNIGLFSRNPTSSVRTPSVPVTSSKHYLTKDEVGRLLKRLRLQNRRNFLIGLSLVTLGLRVSELVAMRWEHFHRDLTDTSVWLTVERGKGGKARSIKVPGHLWRLYEEYRSEAGTDGVPLKNGLVFPISVRQVERIIGKAGESILTKKPTPHWLRHTSATLALLTGATLQQVQENLGHTHINTTQRYLHTVDQIKKAAPDFVEEVLLDFIDL, from the coding sequence ATGAGCGACTATCCAGCGATGGCGGTTTTGGCGGGAAGGCAACACGCGGAACCCGTACAGCAGGGAGATCATATCGAGGACGATCAAATTGTGGAGATGTTTTTGGCAGTCAGCGGACTGTCGGACAACACCGTCAAAAGCTACAGACGCGCAATCACGCTGTTTCGAAGCTTCATTCCGAATAAACCGTTAAGAGACGTGACTTGGAAAGACATCGAGGCCTTCAAGCTGGGGCTGATCCGGGGATATGCCAGCTATTCCGGCAAGCCGTTGTCGGCCGCCAGCGTATCGGCGATCATCGCCCCGTTGAAATCGCTGTTCAAATGGGGAAGCGACGGGAACATCGGACTGTTCAGCCGGAATCCGACCTCTTCCGTGCGAACGCCAAGCGTGCCGGTAACGAGTTCCAAGCATTATTTGACGAAAGACGAAGTCGGAAGACTGCTCAAAAGGTTAAGGCTGCAAAACCGTCGAAACTTCTTGATCGGACTTTCTCTGGTTACGTTGGGGCTCCGCGTATCGGAACTGGTTGCGATGCGTTGGGAGCATTTCCATCGGGATCTGACAGATACGTCCGTATGGTTGACGGTGGAGCGGGGAAAAGGCGGCAAAGCGCGAAGCATCAAGGTTCCCGGACACCTGTGGCGATTGTACGAGGAGTACCGCTCGGAAGCGGGAACGGACGGCGTTCCATTAAAAAACGGGCTTGTCTTCCCCATCTCGGTCCGGCAGGTCGAGCGGATTATCGGCAAAGCCGGCGAGTCCATCCTCACAAAAAAACCGACGCCGCATTGGCTGCGGCACACCAGCGCGACGCTTGCTTTGCTGACTGGAGCAACCCTTCAGCAAGTGCAGGAAAACCTGGGCCATACGCACATCAACACAACCCAGCGGTATTTGCATACCGTCGATCAAATCAAAAAAGCCGCTCCCGATTTCGTGGAGGAAGTCCTGTTGGATTTTATCGATTTATGA
- the trxA gene encoding thioredoxin, translating into MAIAQVTDQSFKSEVETSGTVLVDFWAPWCGPCKMIAPVLEELDQEIGGQVKIAKVNVDENPESAGRFGVMSIPTLILFKDGQPVDKVVGFQSKDALKNVINRHL; encoded by the coding sequence ATGGCTATCGCGCAAGTGACGGACCAATCGTTTAAATCCGAAGTCGAAACCAGCGGTACGGTTCTTGTCGATTTTTGGGCCCCGTGGTGCGGACCCTGCAAAATGATCGCTCCGGTTCTGGAGGAGCTGGATCAAGAAATCGGCGGTCAAGTTAAAATCGCCAAAGTCAACGTGGACGAAAATCCGGAGTCCGCAGGCCGCTTCGGCGTGATGAGCATTCCGACGCTGATCCTGTTCAAGGACGGCCAGCCGGTTGACAAAGTTGTAGGCTTCCAATCGAAGGACGCCCTCAAAAACGTCATCAACCGCCATCTGTAA
- a CDS encoding YqzM family protein, producing the protein MSEAKAYHPEEHVNEEPRNDLIDVGMGFIVTFGFFLLIAVIFTVIEIMTQ; encoded by the coding sequence ATGAGCGAAGCAAAGGCTTATCATCCCGAGGAACACGTTAACGAAGAACCTCGCAACGACTTGATCGACGTCGGCATGGGCTTTATCGTTACGTTCGGCTTTTTCCTCCTGATCGCCGTGATTTTTACGGTTATCGAAATCATGACGCAATAA